One window of the Osmerus mordax isolate fOsmMor3 chromosome 2, fOsmMor3.pri, whole genome shotgun sequence genome contains the following:
- the calcrla gene encoding calcitonin gene-related peptide type 1 receptor yields the protein MDCVGWFWTVAFLLLCSAGKIYVEASPGVNNTQQQHPQNVYHDISVTRNKIVTAQFECYQKIMKDSSPNRLDSDVSYVSEPVCNRTWDGWLCWDDTRAGYTSEQHCPDYFQDFDPSEMVTKICTDNGNWFLHPESNRTWTNYTRCNEHTSEGRMTAMNLFYLALIGHGLSLTSLLISLGIFFHFKSLSCQRITLHKNLFFSFVLNSVITIIWLTVVANNQELVQRNPTSCKVSQFIHLYLFGCNYFWMLCEGIYLHTLIVVAVFAEKQHLMWYYLLGWGFPLIPASIHAIARSYYYNDNCWISSNTSLLYIIHGPICAALLVNLFFLLNIVRVLITKLKVTHQAESSLYMKAVRATLILVPLLGIQYVLLPYKPEGRGSSEIYDYIMHILMHYQGLLVATIFCFFNGEVQGVLRRHWNQYRMQFGSTLTQSEGLRSASYTASSITEVQACYSIDGHTEHLNGKSCHDTDSSILKADNPFA from the exons ATGGATTGTGTTGGGTGGTTTTGGACTGTCGCCTTTCtcctgctgtgctctgctggAAAG ATCTACGTGGAGGCAAGCCCCGGGGTGAACAACACCCAACAGCAACATCCACAGAACGTCTACCATGACATCAGTGTCACCAGGAACAAGATAGTGACTGCACAGTTCGAGTGTTACCAGAAGATCATGAAGGACAGCAGCCCCAACAGGCTTG ACTCTGACGTGTCGTACGTGTCCGAGCCCGTGTGTAACCGGACGTGGGACGGCTGGCTGTGCTGGGACGACACCAGGGCAGGGTACACCTCAGAGCAGCACTGCCCAGACTACTTCCAAGACTTCGACCCCTCAG AAATGGTGACAAAGATCTGCACAGACAATGGGAACTGGTTTTTGCATCCTGAGAGCAACAGAACATGGACTAATTACACCAGGTGCAACGAGCACACTAGCGAGGGCAGAATG ACTGCAATGAATTTGTTCTACTTGGCGCTCATCGGACATGGCTTGTCTTTGACCTCTCTGTTGATTTCTCTGGGAATATTCTTCCACTTCAA gAGTTTGAGTTGCCAAAGAATTACTCTGCACAAAAACCTTTTCTTTTCGTTTGTGCTGAATTCTGTCATCACCATCATTTGGTTGACAGTTGTGGCAAACAACCAAGAGTTAGTGCAGAGAAATCCA ACAAGCTGTAAAGTGTCCCAGTTTATCCACCTGTACCTCTTTGGATGCAACTACTTCTGGATGTTGTGTGAGGGGATCTATCTCCACACCCTGATCGTAGTCGCTGTGTTTGCAGAGAAGCAGCACTTGATGTGGTACTATCTTCTTGGCTGGG GCTTTCCTTTAATCCCGGCCTCCATACACGCTATAGCACGCAGCTACTATTACAATGACAA CTGCTGGATCAGCTCCAACACATCTCTGCTCTACATCATCCACGGACCCATCTGTGCTGCTCTCCTG gtaaatctgtttttccTGCTCAACATCGTGCGCGTCCTGATCACCAAGCTGAAGGTGACCCACCAGGCAGAGTCCAGCCTGTACATGAAGGCTGTGAGGGCCACCCTGATCCTGGTGCCGCTCCTGGGGATCCAGTACGTGCTGCTGCCCTACAAGCCCGAGGGCAGGGGCTCCTCCGAGATCTACGACTACATCATGCACATCCTCATGCACTATCAG GGGCTGTTGGTGGCaaccattttttgttttttcaatgGCGAG GTGCAGGGGGTTTTGAGGAGGCACTGGAACCAGTACCGCATGCAGTTTGGGAGCACTCTGACCCAGTCTGAAGGCCTGCGCTCAGCATCCTACACAGCCTCGTCCATCACGGAGGTGCAGGCTTGCTACAGCATCGACGGACACACGGAACACTTGAACGGTAAAAGCTGCCACGACACGGATTCCTCCATCTTGAAGGCGGATAACCCCTTTGCCTAA
- the LOC136967697 gene encoding uncharacterized protein, which yields MRGGGGQPGPDTSKPPSRPDTSKPPSRPDTSKPPSRPDTSKPPSRPDTSKPPSRPDTSKPPSRPDTSKPPSRPDTSKPPSRPDTSKPPSRTDTSKPPSRPDTSKPPSRPDTSKPPSRPDTSKPPSRPDTSKPPSRPDTSKPPSRPDTSKPPSRPDTSKPPSRPDTSKPPSRPDTSKPPSRPDTSKPPSRTDTSKPPSRPDTSKPPSRPDTSKPPSRTDTSKPPSRPDTSKPPSRPDTSKPPSRTDTSKPPSRTDTSKPPSVLLTMWAVRVVLGGGNSGKIIITRKQEPGRGTYLQALSRSQAGGRTSRL from the exons atgaggggtgggggtggccaGCCCGGACCGGACACCTCCAAACCTCCCTCACGCCCGGACACCTCCAAACCTCCCTCACGCCCGGACACCTCCAAACCTCCCTCACGCCCGGACACCTCCAAACCTCCCTCACGCCCGGACACCTCCAAACCTCCCTCACGCCCGGACACCTCCAAACCTCCCTCACGCCCGGACACCTCCAAACCTCCCTCACGCCCGGACACCTCCAAACCTCCCTCACGCCCGGACACCTCCAAACCTCCCTCACGCACGGACACCTCCAAACCTCCCTCACGCCCGGACACCTCCAAACCTCCCTCACGCCCGGACACCTCCAAACCTCCCTCACGCCCGGACACCTCCAAACCTCCCTCACGCCCGGACACCTCCAAACCTCCCTCACGCCCGGACACCTCCAAACCTCCCTCACGCCCGGACACCTCCAAACCTCCCTCACGCCCGGACACCTCCAAACCTCCCTCACGCCCGGACACCTCCAAACCTCCCTCACGCCCGGACACCTCCAAACCTCCCTCACGCCCGGACACCTCCAAACCTCCCTCACGCACGGACACCTCCAAACCTCCCTCACGCCCGGACACCTCCAAACCTCCCTCACGCCCGGACACCTCCAAACCTCCCTCACGCACGGACACCTCCAAACCTCCCTCACGCCCGGACACCTCCAAACCTCCCTCACGCCCGGACACCTCCAAACCTCCCTCACGCACGGACACCTCCAAACCTCCCTCACGCACGGACACCTCCAAACCTCCCTCAGTGCTTCTCACCATGTGGGCGGTCAG ggTTGTATTGGGTGGGGGCAACTCGGGTAAAATAATAATCACAAGGAAGCAGGAGCCAGGCCGGGGGACGTACCTCCAGGCTCTAAGCAGGAGCCAGGCCGGGGGACGGACCTCCAGGCTCTAA